The DNA segment ACACAGACGTCATTAAATGAAGAATATCATTTATTATTGGACCATCATTTCATAGACTTAAAGCAAATTGTTGAAATTAATCAACGTGCGATTCGTTATGCATTTTTATCAGATCAAGAGAAAGAGAAATTACGAGCAGTGATAAAGTAAAATAGCCGTTTAAAACACAAATGGCAGGGGAGAGTCTGAGACAAAAAATGTTGTTTCAGGCTCTTTGTCAATAAGGTGGGGCTACGAAAGCTTTATTAAAAATTCGATTTCTGTCCTACTCCTTTTTTGTAGTATTCGGTAGTGTGGTAGAAATTTGAAAGAAATATAGGAAAGTGCCATAATCAAGTTAATTCGGTATAAGTTAGTATCAATCATTAAAAATATAACGATGACGTATAAAATAAATCTTGAGTAAAAAGAGGTGAAACAAATCATGGCACAAATGAGAAAGAACTTTATGTTGGGCGTCGGAGGCATCCTCGTTGCGATAGCAATGCTACCATTTATATTAATGATTCTCTCAATATCATTAGTCTTCCCACCCGTAGCAGATTCCCTTTACCGTGTGATCAACCGCGCAAAAGGTGGGGAAGAGGAGTAAGGAAAAAATTTATTAAATATCACTTAACCACCCGCTGAAAAAGGGTGGTTTTTTAATATAATTCGGCATCATCATTTTATTTATCGTTTCAATCCACTAGCGATAAACATGCTAGCGTCTTGGTTCATAAATATTTGTTTGCCATGATAAAACGTGTGAGTATGAATATCTTTCAATCCAATTGTTTCTAGGGTTTGCTTGATCTCTGATTGGTGGAAACCATTATAGACTGCGGGATGACTGACTTTATCATTTTTATCGAAATCAACGATAATGAACATGCCGTTTTGTTTTAATTGTGGTTCTAGTTGCTTTAATAATTGCTGGTAATCTCCACTATGCAATAATACTAAAGATAAAAATATGACGTCATATTGTTCTTTTTCAGTGGCTATGTTTGAATCGGTTAAAATATCTCCGACGAATCCTTGCATATTGTCTTTATCTAAAGCTTTGTATTTCTCTTTAAAGACGTTCACAATCTGTTCAGATGAATCTATAAGTATTACTGATTTAAAATGGTGATCGATTGATAAAGTAACTAAACCGGTACCACCACCATAGTCTAATAATGACTCGTATTGAGTTGTATCTAAGAGCTTATTTGTTTCATTGGCAATAATTTGTGCGAGTTCAATTCTGTTAGGGCTATCGTAGGCTTGTGCTAACTCGTTAAATTTTTCCTCATTCATATAAATACTCCTTTAGTTTATTCCTCACATTCATTTAAAACGTAATCATTCGTATTTATCTAACAACAATAAAATAACACATTTTGTAAATCGAAACAATTACGAAAATTTTTAATAAGATAAAAGGTTTCTCCACCCAAAGTAGTATTGAGCTATCAATTGAAATTTGGTTTACTTGAGTTTCTAAGTTTAATCTCCTTTTTGCCCTAATGTAAGCGACCATAAGCGGTGAATGTGAAAGGGGGATGATTGTGAAGTACTATATAAAAATGGTAGTTGCTGCGATTTGTATTTTATTACTGATGGTATGCATTCATTTTCAGTTAACGACGGGATTAGACCGTGCAGTTTATCAAACTTTGAGAGAACATATGAAGTCTGAAGTTGTAGTTCAATATTTACATATCATTTCGAATGTTTTTTCACCAGTGAATTGTTTGATATACATATTAATTATTTTAGTAGGGTTATTTGTTTATCGAAGATTTTTATTTTGGTGGTATGGTCTGTGGTGTTTTAGCATTTTTGCAATAGGTACATTTTTAAAGTATGTGATTCAACGTACCCGTCCGAATATTGATATTGACGGCTTTAGCTTCCCGAGTATGCATGTATTGAGTATCTGCATATTAGTGAGTTTCATCCTATTGTTAAAGCGCAATAAATTGTTAAAAATCATAGCCGTTTGCCTCGTCGTTTCTTTAATGATTTCGCGTATTTATTTACAAGCACATTATTTCACAGATACTTTAGCAAGTTTATTCGTTATTTATATGATGTTACAGGCATGCTATCTTATGCAAAATAGTGACAAACGTTTCCAAACAACTGAACCTCCCGATAAAAATTAAACAATATATCCACTTTTACAACTATAGTAATAACAAAACAATATAATATGAATGGAAATTAATTTATCTAGAATATTGAAACTAGAAAATGCATTTTACCTCTTATGTATAAAAAAGAAATATAAAAACTTATTGAAACGCTTACATTTTAGGATTATAATTTAATAAAGGATTTTAAAGGAGTTGTAAAAACTTGAAAATAAATAAAAGTTTAATTTTTATTTTGGGAGCACTGGGAGGCCTATTGTATGGTTATGATAATGGTGTTATATCTGGTGCGCTATTATTCATAGATAAAGATATTCCGCTCAACCAATATACTGAAGGTTTGGTTGTATCAGCAATGGTTGTAGGTGCAATCATCGGCGCTGGTGGTAGTGGGCCTTTATCAGATAGAATTGGTCGGAGACGTTTAGTGTTAATTATCGCATTAGTTTATATAATAGGTTCGTTGTTAATGGCATTTTCACCAAATATAGCGGTACTTATTTTAGGACGTTTCGTTATTGGTTTAGCTGTTGGTGGTTCAATGGCAACAGTACCTGTTTATTTATCAGAAATGGCACCAACAGAATTTCGTGGTTCACTTGGCTCTTTAAACCAATTGATGATCACGATTGGTATTTTAGTTGCGTTCTTAGTCAACTATGCCTTTACAGATATTGAAGGTTGGCGTTGGATGCTAGGTTTAGCTGTAGTACCATCTGTTATCTTATTAATTGGTATTGCATTTATGCCTGAAAGTCCAAGATGGTTGCTAGAACATCGTAGTGAGAAAGCAGCACGTGATGTAATGAAGATTACATTTAATAGTGATAAAGAAATCGATCATGAAATTAAAGAAATGCGTGAGATTTCGAAAGTTTCAGAATCTACATTGTCTGTGTTGAAATCACCGTGGTTACGTCCGACGTTAATTGTTGGTTGTGTGTTTGCGTTATTCCAACAAATCGTAGGTATCAATGCGATTATCTTCTATGCGCCTAAGATA comes from the Staphylococcus hsinchuensis genome and includes:
- a CDS encoding class I SAM-dependent methyltransferase, which codes for MNEEKFNELAQAYDSPNRIELAQIIANETNKLLDTTQYESLLDYGGGTGLVTLSIDHHFKSVILIDSSEQIVNVFKEKYKALDKDNMQGFVGDILTDSNIATEKEQYDVIFLSLVLLHSGDYQQLLKQLEPQLKQNGMFIIVDFDKNDKVSHPAVYNGFHQSEIKQTLETIGLKDIHTHTFYHGKQIFMNQDASMFIASGLKR
- a CDS encoding phosphatase PAP2 family protein is translated as MKYYIKMVVAAICILLLMVCIHFQLTTGLDRAVYQTLREHMKSEVVVQYLHIISNVFSPVNCLIYILIILVGLFVYRRFLFWWYGLWCFSIFAIGTFLKYVIQRTRPNIDIDGFSFPSMHVLSICILVSFILLLKRNKLLKIIAVCLVVSLMISRIYLQAHYFTDTLASLFVIYMMLQACYLMQNSDKRFQTTEPPDKN
- a CDS encoding sugar porter family MFS transporter, whose product is MKINKSLIFILGALGGLLYGYDNGVISGALLFIDKDIPLNQYTEGLVVSAMVVGAIIGAGGSGPLSDRIGRRRLVLIIALVYIIGSLLMAFSPNIAVLILGRFVIGLAVGGSMATVPVYLSEMAPTEFRGSLGSLNQLMITIGILVAFLVNYAFTDIEGWRWMLGLAVVPSVILLIGIAFMPESPRWLLEHRSEKAARDVMKITFNSDKEIDHEIKEMREISKVSESTLSVLKSPWLRPTLIVGCVFALFQQIVGINAIIFYAPKIFGKAGLGEATSILGTVGIGTVNVLVTIIAVFIADKVGRKKLLVTGNIGMVASLVIMAILIWTMGIKSSAVIIIICLSLFIVFFGLTWGPILWVMLPEMFPMRARGAATGIATLVLNFGTLLVAQIFPILNSALSTEWVFLIFAVIGILAMLFVIKYLPETRGRSLEEIEYDLRKRTSAKTPDM